In Thermodesulfobacteriota bacterium, the DNA window TCGGTCCCGAGCACGGCCTCCCGGAAGTCCACCTCCAGCTCGTACTCCAGGTCCGAACCGCGCCGCGGTCCCGCCGAGCGGAAGCCCTGGGCCTGACCGAAGAGGTCGCCGAAGAGGTCGGAGAAGTCGAAGCCCTGACCCGCGCCCGGGCCGAAACCCTCGAATCCGCCGGCGCCGAAGCCTTCGCCCGGGCCGCCGGGCCGCCCCCGGAACCCCTCGAAGGCGGCGTGGCCCATGGCGTCGTACTGCCGGCGCTTCTCCGGGTCGGTCAGCACCTCGTAGGCCTCGGAGATCTCCTTGAACTTCTCCTCCGCCGCCTTGTCCCCCGGATTCACGTCGGGGTGATGCTTGCGGGCGAGCTTGCGGTAGGCCTTCTTGAGCTCGTCCTCGGAGGCTCCCCGGCGCACGCCCAGAACCTCGTAGTAATCCCGCTTCGCCATCCATGCTCTCCTGCCGGGCCTCCCCCGATGCGGCTTCGGGCGGCCGGAGCCCGGCCGCCCGGAAGAGTAGACAGGGCGTCCGGGGGTGTCAATTGCCTCGTGAAGGCCGGCCCACTGCCCCCGTCTCGCGAAGGATCTCGTCGAGCTCTTCCGAGGTGAACAGGCCCACGTCGTTGAAGCGCACCTGCCCCTCGGGATCCACCACCACGTAGACCGGGACGCAGCGTACCTGGTACTTCTTCGCCAGCTCGGCCTGGCGGTCCGCGTCGTGGACCTGGTGGATCAAGTCGGGGTAGCGGGCCACCACCGAGCGCACCACCGGCAGCATCTGCTCACAGGCGGGACACGTGTCGGAGCCGAACTCCGCCAGCACGAAGGCCCTGCCCGAGGTGGCTGCCTCCACGATGGGATCGTGCGATGCTCCCGCCGCGGGAAGCGGGAGGACCGTCATTCCAAGGCCAAGGGCCAGACCCAGGGCCAATGCCCAGGTCGCCGGCCAGGCGAGAAGTGCTCGGTTCCGCCCCTCTTCCTTCCCTGCGACCGTTCTCATGGATCTTCCTCCCGGTACGCTCGGGTCGGCTACAGGTCGTCGTCGGGTGCCCGCGATCTGCTCCGCCTGCGCTTGCGTCGCCTCGCGCCCCCAGACGGCCGGATCACGCGGGGGGGCCTCGTTTGACATGGGTTTCCGGGGTCGGGTAGCATCGCCCCCCAACGCCCCTTGCACATCCTTCCGGGCCGCAATGACTCCGAGAAAAGCGGTTGCACTGTTGGGGCTCGCCCTGGTCCTGGTGCCCGGGTGGCTGCCGGCGCTCGCCGCCGTGCGCGTCGAGTCTCCAGGAGTCGAGCCCTTCTTCCTCGCCGAAGTGACGGTCGAGGATAGCACGGCGTGGTACGACGCGGAAACCTGGCTCCTGGGCTTTCCCGGATCCCTCGATTGGGACCCGCAGCAGCTGCGCCTCACCTATCGGGAGGGGGACGCCTGGGCTGCCCTGCGGCCCGAGGCGCCCTTTGCCCTGCGCGACGGACGGGTCCTGCGGGGACCGGCGGAGGTGCGGCTCTCGGGCGGACGCCTGCTGGTGAGCGAGAGGTTCTTGCAGGAGCTCGCCGGCGAGTTCCTGGGGCGGCCGGTGCGGTTTGTGAAGGCGCGGCAGGGGCCTGCGCGAAGGGTCTCCCTCGACCCGGGACACGGCGGGGACGAGCCGGGTACCCGCGGGCCGAGGGGCCTGGCAGAAAAGGACGTGGTGCTCGCCCTGGCCCAGGCCGCGGCCCAGACCCTGCGGGAACGGGGCTTCGAGGTGCACCTGACCCGGTCCGAGGATCGGTCCCTGGGAGACACCCAGCGGGCCGCCGTGGCCAACTACTGGGGTGCCGAGCTCTTCGTGAGCCTGCACGCCGCGGGGGAGGGGCGCCCCCAGGCCCGGGGGGTGGAGGTGTTCGTCGCCCCCGAACCGCCGCCGGGTACCGACCCGCGCCACTGGGCGGCGGGCCAGGCCGGCCTCGGCGCCGAGAGCCGGCGCTGGGCCGAGCTTCTGCGCGCCGCCCTGGGCCAGCACCTGGCCACCTTCGACCGGGGCGTCGCGGTCGCACCCCAGCCCCTCCTGGAAGCCGTGGCCGCCCCGGCGTGCCTGGTGGAGCTGGGGAGCCTGGCCTGGCCCCAGGAGGCGGAGCACCTCCGATCCCCCGCCGGCCGGGAAGCCGTGGCCGCAGCCATCGCCCAGGCCGCGGAGACGTACTTCCGCGGCCGCCCCAGTCCCTGAACCCCTATACCGGAAGACCGAGGTCCCCATGCGCCCCGACGGACGAAGCCCTGCCGATTTGCGGCCCCTGAAGCTCGAAACGGGGGTGCTCCTCCACGCCGAGGGCAGCGCCCTCATCCAGGTGGGCCACACCCGGGTGCTCTGCGCCGCGAGCGTGGAGGACGGCGTGCCCGCCTTCCGCAAGGGGAGCGGCAAGGGGTGGGTCACGGCCGAGTACGGCATGCTCCCCCGGGCCACGGCCACCCGCACCCCCCGGGAGGCCGCCCGGGGCAAGCAAGGGGGGCGCACCCTGGAGATCCAGCGTCTCATCGGCCGATCGCTCCGGGCCGTGACCGACCTCCAGGCCTTCGGGGAGCGCACCGTGTGGGTGGACTGCGACGTGCTCCAGGCCGACGGGGGCACCCGCACCGCTTCGATTACCGGCGCCTACGTGGCGCTGGTGGAGGCCTTTCGCACCCTCATCCGGCGAAACGCCGTGAGCGCCGTGCCGCTTCGCGACGCGGTGGCGGCGGTGAGCGTCGGCCTCGTGGGGGGGCGCCCGCTCCTCGACCTGGACTACCGGGAGGACTCCGCCGCCGATGTGGACATGAACGTGGTCATGACCGGCGCGGGGGAGCTCGTGGAGATCCAGGCCACGGGGGAGGAGCGGCCCTTCTCCAGGGCCCAGTTCGGGGAGCTCCTGGATCTCGCCTGGTCCGGGGTGGGGCGGCTCCTGGCCCTCCAGCGGGAGGCCCTGGAGGGCGGCGTCGGACGGTGACGACG includes these proteins:
- a CDS encoding thioredoxin family protein, whose protein sequence is MRTVAGKEEGRNRALLAWPATWALALGLALGLGMTVLPLPAAGASHDPIVEAATSGRAFVLAEFGSDTCPACEQMLPVVRSVVARYPDLIHQVHDADRQAELAKKYQVRCVPVYVVVDPEGQVRFNDVGLFTSEELDEILRETGAVGRPSRGN
- a CDS encoding N-acetylmuramoyl-L-alanine amidase, which produces MGLALVLVPGWLPALAAVRVESPGVEPFFLAEVTVEDSTAWYDAETWLLGFPGSLDWDPQQLRLTYREGDAWAALRPEAPFALRDGRVLRGPAEVRLSGGRLLVSERFLQELAGEFLGRPVRFVKARQGPARRVSLDPGHGGDEPGTRGPRGLAEKDVVLALAQAAAQTLRERGFEVHLTRSEDRSLGDTQRAAVANYWGAELFVSLHAAGEGRPQARGVEVFVAPEPPPGTDPRHWAAGQAGLGAESRRWAELLRAALGQHLATFDRGVAVAPQPLLEAVAAPACLVELGSLAWPQEAEHLRSPAGREAVAAAIAQAAETYFRGRPSP
- the rph gene encoding ribonuclease PH, yielding MRPDGRSPADLRPLKLETGVLLHAEGSALIQVGHTRVLCAASVEDGVPAFRKGSGKGWVTAEYGMLPRATATRTPREAARGKQGGRTLEIQRLIGRSLRAVTDLQAFGERTVWVDCDVLQADGGTRTASITGAYVALVEAFRTLIRRNAVSAVPLRDAVAAVSVGLVGGRPLLDLDYREDSAADVDMNVVMTGAGELVEIQATGEERPFSRAQFGELLDLAWSGVGRLLALQREALEGGVGR